Proteins from a single region of Leuconostoc gasicomitatum LMG 18811:
- a CDS encoding helix-turn-helix transcriptional regulator, with protein MANVLPNQLKKYRSDLNMSQEDVADKLFVSRQAVSRWESGDATPDLTNLIKLTEIFKCSLDSLVLGIEETPSKSGTPEIDSSEFTFDPRRGEYVRRRKNMNFWDFAASYWWLIFPVGGFLSWIIPEIVGVFR; from the coding sequence ATGGCTAATGTATTACCGAATCAGCTCAAAAAGTATCGCTCTGATTTAAACATGTCACAAGAGGATGTAGCTGATAAATTGTTTGTTTCACGACAAGCTGTATCACGCTGGGAATCTGGAGACGCGACACCAGACTTAACAAACCTAATTAAATTAACCGAAATATTTAAGTGCTCCCTTGATAGTTTGGTACTAGGAATTGAAGAGACACCTTCTAAGTCGGGAACGCCTGAAATTGACAGTAGTGAGTTTACATTTGACCCACGTCGTGGGGAGTATGTTCGCCGTCGTAAAAATATGAATTTTTGGGATTTTGCAGCCAGCTATTGGTGGCTTATTTTCCCTGTCGGCGGCTTTTTAAGCTGGATTATCCCGGAGATCGTTGGTGTTTTTAGATAA
- a CDS encoding YdcF family protein: MEIFLFLTIIVLGILLYYQVQQNPATMRIGTLGVFIVIGVVIFMYHFLNVTPKVLKLTVHIGYSMAVFFGILLLLSMVRHSWKKSHQWGLPLLVGVYLMCLLLFSQWSLWWLSAPWLMLYFVWQFCRFIVSSVIYGYQSKAPTRGPLVVLGGGLAEGYRVGNIVDKRIQAAVTDANKMSEYPMIVFSGGQGEDQLISEAEAMRDWSVSRYDVPFEKTQLEKRSRNTYQNLKYTSQLLSQQPFTFYTSGYHVFRGVLLAKKQNIDAQGRGGFVPLFYRIPAFFREFAGVMSMNIRRQILWALVWGIIAFVINQIMTY, encoded by the coding sequence ATGGAAATCTTTTTATTTTTAACGATAATTGTATTAGGAATTTTGCTGTACTACCAAGTGCAACAAAATCCTGCGACGATGAGAATTGGTACGCTTGGTGTTTTCATTGTCATTGGTGTCGTTATTTTTATGTACCATTTTTTAAATGTCACACCAAAAGTTTTAAAATTGACTGTTCATATTGGTTATAGTATGGCTGTTTTTTTTGGTATTTTGTTGTTATTAAGTATGGTACGGCATAGTTGGAAAAAGTCACATCAGTGGGGATTACCGCTGTTAGTTGGTGTTTATCTGATGTGTCTATTATTGTTTAGTCAGTGGTCATTATGGTGGTTGAGCGCACCATGGTTGATGTTATATTTTGTATGGCAATTTTGTCGATTTATAGTGAGCAGCGTAATCTACGGTTATCAAAGCAAAGCACCAACTCGCGGGCCATTGGTAGTGCTTGGTGGCGGCTTGGCAGAAGGATATAGAGTCGGGAACATAGTCGATAAACGTATTCAAGCAGCAGTAACAGACGCCAATAAAATGTCGGAATATCCGATGATTGTTTTTTCTGGTGGACAGGGAGAAGATCAGTTAATTAGTGAAGCTGAAGCGATGCGCGACTGGTCTGTATCACGTTATGATGTACCATTTGAAAAAACACAACTAGAAAAACGTTCACGAAATACCTATCAAAATTTAAAATATACGTCACAATTGCTTTCTCAGCAACCATTTACATTTTATACAAGTGGTTATCATGTTTTTAGGGGTGTTTTGCTAGCTAAAAAACAAAATATTGATGCGCAAGGACGTGGGGGATTTGTGCCCTTATTTTATCGTATACCGGCTTTTTTTAGAGAATTTGCTGGTGTAATGAGTATGAATATAAGACGTCAAATATTGTGGGCGTTAGTTTGGGGTATCATTGCATTTGTGATTAATCAAATAATGACATACTAA
- a CDS encoding VOC family protein, which produces MKPRKLNIKIIPATDINRAYRFWRDVFDLPQSGHESGRHLVLDGEDITFVNGKPTDTLEILVRDHQEELLKHLRNNFITIVGNPEERFGNKIAFQINDSEGNTIILEANK; this is translated from the coding sequence ATGAAACCACGCAAACTTAATATTAAAATAATTCCAGCAACTGACATCAATCGTGCCTATCGTTTTTGGCGTGATGTTTTTGATTTGCCCCAATCAGGTCATGAAAGTGGTCGACATTTGGTGTTAGATGGTGAGGACATTACTTTTGTTAATGGTAAGCCCACGGATACACTTGAAATACTGGTAAGAGATCATCAAGAAGAGTTGCTCAAGCACCTACGTAATAACTTTATTACTATTGTTGGCAATCCCGAGGAACGCTTTGGGAATAAAATTGCTTTCCAAATAAACGATTCAGAGGGCAATACCATTATATTAGAAGCAAATAAATAA
- a CDS encoding aspartate-semialdehyde dehydrogenase: MTERTYNIAILGATGAVGTRLMSQLEESTIPVNSLKLLASSRSAGKKLTFKGQELTVEEATADSFSGVDLVLASGGGSVSQRFAPEAVKRGAVVVDNSSYWRMNDNVPLVVPEVNEADLQGHNGIIANPNCSTTQMVVALEPIRRAFGLRRVIVSTYQAASGAGQTAWDELVAQTEAHNAGEKMVANILPVKGSDKHYPLAYNLLPQIDVFEDDGYTHEEWKMIHETKKIMFGDKNSKSVKVTGTAVRVPVPVGHGETVYFETESNTGATSAGIQQALSQAPGVILEDNPKKQLYPQPINAEGKRETFVGRVRPDLENDDSFHMWVVSDNLLKGAAWNTVQIAERLVELDLVRVPVGAAGKFEA, translated from the coding sequence ATGACAGAACGTACATATAACATTGCAATACTTGGCGCAACCGGAGCAGTTGGTACAAGATTAATGTCCCAACTAGAAGAATCAACGATACCAGTTAATAGTTTGAAATTACTTGCTTCATCACGTTCAGCTGGTAAAAAACTCACTTTCAAAGGACAAGAATTAACTGTCGAAGAAGCGACAGCAGACAGTTTTAGTGGCGTTGATTTGGTATTGGCCTCTGGAGGTGGTTCTGTATCGCAGCGTTTTGCACCGGAAGCAGTTAAACGTGGTGCTGTTGTGGTGGATAATTCAAGTTATTGGCGTATGAACGATAATGTCCCGCTTGTCGTGCCTGAAGTTAACGAAGCAGATTTACAAGGTCATAATGGTATTATTGCTAACCCGAATTGTTCAACGACTCAAATGGTCGTAGCTTTGGAGCCGATACGTCGCGCTTTTGGGTTACGTCGCGTCATTGTGTCGACCTATCAGGCAGCATCTGGGGCCGGTCAAACAGCATGGGATGAGCTAGTAGCCCAGACAGAAGCTCATAATGCTGGTGAGAAAATGGTTGCTAATATTTTGCCTGTCAAGGGATCCGATAAACATTACCCATTAGCTTATAATTTGTTACCACAAATTGATGTGTTTGAAGATGATGGCTATACACATGAAGAATGGAAAATGATTCATGAAACAAAGAAAATTATGTTCGGAGACAAAAATTCTAAGTCAGTTAAAGTAACAGGTACAGCAGTTCGAGTACCTGTTCCAGTAGGACATGGTGAAACAGTTTATTTTGAAACAGAGTCAAACACTGGTGCTACGTCTGCTGGCATTCAACAAGCATTAAGTCAAGCACCCGGCGTTATTTTAGAAGATAATCCTAAAAAACAGCTGTATCCACAACCAATTAATGCTGAGGGAAAACGAGAAACTTTTGTTGGTCGTGTCCGTCCAGATTTAGAAAACGATGATTCTTTTCATATGTGGGTGGTATCTGATAATTTATTAAAAGGTGCTGCTTGGAATACAGTTCAAATCGCTGAACGGCTCGTCGAGTTGGATCTAGTTCGTGTGCCAGTAGGTGCTGCAGGTAAATTTGAAGCCTAA
- a CDS encoding biotin--[acetyl-CoA-carboxylase] ligase has protein sequence MKTDERILHFFAEHEGEYLSGETLAKNLDISRAAVWKVIKKLTEQGHTIDSQHHVGYRYQSGKVLSVPMIRQLAHSDWQIKLFDVIDSTNTYAKEALTRGDITKPTMIIANQQIGGRGRLGRTFVSPADTGLYISFALPLPVGTSVVPGLLTTGTAVAVSRAIKKTIGIELDFKWVNDLLFKNRKVGGILTEAVMDFESQQVSAIVVGIGLNLQQPQNLDATLTNKVGGMVEHLTVSRNVIVATLFDEFVKLYAEYTDGSFLKAYRQRNIVINQTVTVKYGKELVTGIAKAIDEQGQLLVDTGDVIRTINSGEVLKVQLPNNSYHG, from the coding sequence ATGAAAACAGATGAACGTATACTACATTTTTTTGCTGAACATGAAGGGGAATATTTAAGTGGGGAAACATTAGCTAAAAATTTAGATATTAGCCGTGCAGCCGTATGGAAAGTCATTAAAAAATTAACAGAACAAGGACACACAATCGATAGTCAGCACCATGTTGGGTATCGCTATCAAAGTGGAAAAGTTTTGAGTGTACCTATGATTAGACAATTGGCGCACAGTGACTGGCAGATAAAACTGTTTGATGTCATTGATTCGACAAATACTTATGCAAAAGAAGCATTAACACGCGGTGATATAACAAAACCGACAATGATTATTGCTAATCAACAAATTGGTGGCCGTGGCCGTTTAGGCCGTACTTTTGTATCACCAGCTGATACGGGTTTGTATATCTCATTTGCTTTACCGCTACCTGTTGGAACATCGGTAGTACCTGGATTACTAACAACTGGCACAGCCGTGGCGGTTTCGCGGGCTATAAAGAAAACGATTGGTATTGAATTAGACTTTAAATGGGTTAATGACTTATTATTCAAAAACCGCAAAGTCGGTGGCATTTTAACTGAAGCGGTGATGGATTTTGAAAGTCAACAAGTGTCAGCAATTGTTGTAGGTATTGGTTTGAACTTACAACAGCCTCAAAATTTGGATGCCACGTTAACAAATAAAGTGGGTGGTATGGTTGAACACCTCACTGTATCACGTAATGTGATTGTTGCTACGTTGTTTGATGAATTTGTTAAATTGTATGCTGAATACACCGATGGCTCATTTTTAAAGGCTTATCGTCAACGAAACATTGTCATAAATCAGACCGTCACAGTGAAATATGGGAAAGAACTCGTAACTGGTATAGCAAAAGCGATTGATGAACAAGGGCAATTGCTTGTAGATACGGGTGATGTTATCAGAACGATTAATTCTGGGGAAGTATTGAAAGTACAATTGCCAAATAATAGTTATCACGGTTAA
- the alr gene encoding alanine racemase: MVEAITRPTQIEISKKALKHNVAVVKQTSGADKIFLAVKSNAYGLGLVPTSKAAVAGGVYGLAVAVIDEALALRHERITEPILVLGISQAKYAELMAVQHIMATVVSLSWLKEAAQSLTGEQRLQVSLGVDTGMGRIGFRTRESLAQAITYLQAHKDIFDYVGLATHFAESDSVQTDYFYMQLKRWHDITDGLPEPKYYHVANSGAAMYHADEVPHEVIRVGTVLYGVEPSRGELADGKNLQPVMSLRSEMNFVKQLPAGEGISYSHKYTTSSDEWIGTVPIGYGDGWLRKMSGFSVIVDGQYAPIVGQVAMDQLMIKLPHEYPVGTKVTLIGKDGDLENTLEDVAQHANLAPWEIMTGMQDRVHRILVD, encoded by the coding sequence ATGGTAGAAGCAATTACGCGACCAACGCAAATAGAAATTTCTAAAAAAGCTTTAAAGCATAATGTCGCTGTTGTCAAACAAACATCTGGCGCCGACAAAATATTTTTGGCTGTTAAATCAAACGCATATGGTTTGGGTTTGGTGCCAACATCTAAGGCAGCTGTTGCAGGTGGCGTTTATGGCTTGGCTGTGGCCGTCATTGATGAGGCGTTAGCACTGCGACATGAACGTATTACTGAACCAATTTTAGTATTGGGTATTTCACAAGCAAAATATGCTGAACTGATGGCAGTACAACACATTATGGCAACCGTTGTATCATTATCATGGTTAAAAGAAGCGGCGCAATCTCTTACTGGTGAACAACGCCTACAAGTCTCGTTAGGTGTTGACACAGGCATGGGGCGAATCGGATTTCGTACTCGAGAGTCTTTGGCGCAAGCTATTACTTACTTGCAGGCACACAAGGATATTTTTGATTATGTTGGCTTAGCAACACACTTTGCTGAATCAGATTCAGTGCAGACGGACTACTTTTATATGCAACTTAAACGGTGGCACGATATAACAGATGGTTTACCAGAACCTAAATACTATCATGTGGCTAATTCAGGTGCAGCAATGTATCACGCCGATGAAGTGCCCCATGAGGTGATCCGTGTTGGGACTGTGTTATATGGCGTTGAACCTTCTCGTGGTGAGTTGGCAGATGGCAAAAATTTGCAACCTGTCATGTCATTACGTAGTGAGATGAATTTTGTCAAACAATTACCAGCTGGAGAAGGCATTAGTTATTCACATAAATATACAACGAGCAGTGATGAGTGGATAGGAACAGTACCCATTGGATACGGTGATGGTTGGCTACGTAAGATGTCTGGCTTTAGCGTCATTGTTGACGGACAATATGCACCAATAGTTGGTCAAGTTGCAATGGATCAATTGATGATTAAGTTGCCACATGAGTATCCTGTTGGGACAAAAGTGACACTCATAGGTAAGGATGGCGATCTTGAGAATACGCTCGAGGATGTTGCACAACACGCTAATTTAGCACCATGGGAGATTATGACGGGAATGCAAGATCGGGTACATCGTATCCTTGTTGATTAA
- a CDS encoding biotin transporter BioY, producing MNSNTQRIVITAVLTALLIAVGPLAVNIGPIPMTLQTLIIALVASVSSTRVSLTAIGLYLLLGAFGLPVFAGFKGGFVLLAGPTAGYLWSFLLFAPIIGLSFKRWNNVWGLIVTNILASVVNLTIGTIWLIISMQLPVEAGIAAGITPFILSSTLKITVVVIVALAIRQVQARTALAF from the coding sequence ATGAATTCAAATACACAACGTATTGTCATCACAGCAGTACTAACAGCATTATTAATTGCTGTTGGACCATTAGCAGTTAATATTGGACCAATTCCAATGACCTTACAAACACTCATTATTGCCTTAGTAGCTTCGGTGTCATCAACGCGTGTGAGTTTAACAGCTATTGGATTGTATCTATTACTGGGTGCTTTTGGCTTACCAGTATTTGCTGGTTTCAAAGGTGGTTTTGTGCTATTAGCCGGACCAACCGCTGGTTATTTATGGTCATTTCTGCTGTTCGCACCAATTATTGGTCTATCTTTTAAAAGATGGAACAATGTTTGGGGATTGATTGTGACAAATATTTTAGCTTCAGTGGTTAACTTAACGATTGGGACAATTTGGCTAATCATTAGTATGCAATTACCAGTTGAAGCAGGTATTGCTGCTGGGATCACACCGTTTATTCTATCGAGCACTTTGAAAATTACTGTTGTTGTGATTGTTGCTTTGGCAATTAGACAAGTACAGGCACGGACAGCACTAGCGTTTTAA
- a CDS encoding chloride channel protein, which produces MAFNQYKENIVLAVSTVVLGVIVGLSSLLLSLFLEVIEHFFLHYEETAKFPAPVGATPIDRLLSVAVGGVIAAVIWWFLRTKTTPTISIKRALAGERMPFWQTVVHVVTQIFYVGTGGSVGRELAPREAGALLAQKWEDLCDRYHVPKLTAEDKRLLITAAAGAGFAGIYIAPITGMFFSVEVLFKKLTLRTVGVSLTMSIIAMFVGSLVKGFKPYYILTDVKFSLVSFVFVLILAPLSGLAGSWFRKFFQWAEKHQTKDNHILWQLPVAAILTGIVAYFFPEIMGNGRSLAQLAINSHQLTMLVILVVGALLKVVVTVLTIRAGASGGTLTPSIAVGGALGAVLSLILAIWIPGMSIGQGAILGAGTLLAASQQAPFMAMFMLIEICHLESSALLPMGFGILIATAVSKKILSD; this is translated from the coding sequence ATGGCGTTTAACCAGTACAAAGAAAATATAGTTTTAGCAGTGTCAACCGTAGTGCTAGGCGTGATTGTCGGATTGAGTTCCCTATTATTATCCCTCTTTTTAGAAGTTATTGAGCATTTCTTTTTACATTATGAAGAAACGGCAAAATTTCCGGCACCAGTCGGTGCAACACCAATTGATCGGCTACTTTCTGTTGCTGTTGGTGGTGTGATTGCGGCTGTAATTTGGTGGTTTTTACGCACCAAAACAACGCCGACTATCAGCATTAAAAGGGCATTAGCTGGTGAACGCATGCCTTTTTGGCAAACAGTGGTTCATGTTGTGACACAAATATTTTACGTTGGCACTGGTGGATCTGTTGGGCGTGAATTAGCACCACGAGAAGCTGGGGCGCTTTTGGCGCAAAAATGGGAAGATTTATGCGACAGATACCATGTCCCTAAGTTAACAGCAGAAGATAAACGCTTATTGATTACAGCAGCTGCTGGCGCCGGCTTTGCCGGGATTTATATTGCGCCAATTACTGGGATGTTTTTTTCGGTTGAAGTATTATTTAAAAAATTAACTCTGCGAACAGTTGGCGTTAGTTTAACGATGTCAATAATTGCCATGTTTGTTGGATCGTTAGTTAAAGGCTTCAAGCCGTACTATATACTTACAGATGTTAAGTTTTCATTGGTGAGTTTTGTGTTTGTGCTGATTTTAGCACCATTAAGTGGTTTAGCAGGTAGTTGGTTTAGAAAGTTTTTTCAATGGGCCGAAAAACATCAAACAAAAGATAATCACATTCTATGGCAATTGCCAGTGGCAGCTATCTTAACTGGTATTGTGGCATACTTTTTTCCTGAAATTATGGGGAATGGCCGTTCATTAGCACAACTCGCCATTAATAGTCATCAATTAACGATGTTGGTTATTCTAGTCGTAGGGGCTTTATTAAAAGTCGTTGTGACGGTCTTAACCATTCGTGCAGGCGCTTCAGGTGGCACATTGACGCCTTCTATTGCTGTTGGTGGGGCATTAGGTGCTGTGTTAAGTCTTATCTTAGCTATTTGGATTCCAGGTATGTCAATTGGACAAGGCGCTATTTTAGGGGCAGGCACACTATTAGCAGCATCTCAGCAAGCACCTTTTATGGCAATGTTCATGTTGATTGAAATATGTCATTTAGAGTCGTCTGCTTTACTACCAATGGGATTTGGGATTTTAATAGCGACTGCTGTTTCAAAAAAAATATTGTCTGATTAG
- a CDS encoding 2'-5' RNA ligase family protein, giving the protein MLRSVLIFPQLNDMFTINRIRQRYDDLYEHIAPHISLVFPFDNELTDETIIQVVADIIKKQQQFKLRLTATITEVAIEHILENSDSAVFTTICLGERDEN; this is encoded by the coding sequence ATGTTACGTTCTGTTTTGATTTTCCCACAGTTGAATGACATGTTTACTATTAATCGGATACGTCAACGTTATGATGATTTATACGAACATATTGCGCCACATATATCACTTGTTTTTCCATTTGATAATGAGTTGACAGATGAAACAATCATTCAAGTCGTTGCTGATATCATTAAAAAACAGCAACAATTTAAATTGCGACTAACAGCGACAATCACAGAAGTAGCCATCGAACACATATTAGAAAACAGTGATTCAGCTGTCTTTACCACTATTTGTTTAGGTGAAAGAGATGAAAATTAG
- a CDS encoding ABC-F family ATP-binding cassette domain-containing protein translates to MALLEISGLSMAYAEKTLYEDAAFELQQGEHMGIVGQNGAGKSTLIKIVTGQELPLSGKIEWQKGLKIGYLDQYAEIPDGMNLIAFLHTAYQDLYDKQDRITDLYNEYAESMNDKLLERAGRMQEELDAAGFYDVDTKIERVISGLGLEAIGRDRELDQMSGGQRAKVILAKLLLENDDVIILDEPTNYLDVAHIEWLEDFLQNYEGSAMIISHDFDFLDKVTNAIIDLSFGKITKFRGSFKKAMRQKDERSEQQLRQYEKQQGEIEKAQKFIAKNKARASTSKQAKSREKMLARMDKVDPPSEALQAKFNFPYVNSQSANALAVNNLSVGYVTPVLEPVTFSITTGQKLVFKGFNGAGKSTLIKSILGVIPALHGEAEFSPSAVVNYFDQDLEWDDDTKTPLREMQDRFPKLEPKALRTRLAAAGINAENAQKQMQLLSGGEQTKVKLAIMEMKPSNFLILDEPTNHLDEGTKNALRSAIDKFPGNVIIVSHEVSFTKGLGDRELNVAALSFKKESE, encoded by the coding sequence ATGGCATTATTAGAAATCAGTGGGCTTTCAATGGCCTACGCAGAAAAAACTTTATATGAAGACGCAGCATTCGAATTACAACAAGGCGAACACATGGGAATTGTCGGCCAAAACGGTGCAGGTAAGTCAACGCTTATCAAGATCGTTACGGGTCAGGAATTACCTTTGTCTGGTAAAATTGAGTGGCAAAAAGGCCTTAAAATTGGCTATTTGGACCAGTATGCAGAGATTCCAGATGGCATGAATTTGATTGCCTTTTTGCATACTGCCTATCAAGACCTATATGATAAACAAGATCGTATAACAGATCTTTATAATGAATACGCGGAATCAATGAACGATAAATTGTTGGAACGCGCTGGACGTATGCAAGAGGAACTTGATGCGGCCGGATTTTATGATGTTGACACAAAAATTGAACGTGTGATTTCTGGACTTGGTTTAGAAGCTATTGGACGTGATCGTGAGTTGGATCAAATGTCTGGTGGACAACGCGCTAAAGTCATTTTAGCAAAGCTATTGCTTGAAAATGATGATGTCATTATTTTAGATGAACCAACCAACTATTTGGATGTGGCACATATTGAATGGCTAGAGGATTTTTTGCAAAATTATGAAGGGTCAGCCATGATTATTTCTCATGATTTTGACTTTTTAGATAAAGTAACTAATGCCATCATTGATCTATCATTTGGAAAAATTACTAAGTTCCGTGGCTCATTCAAAAAAGCTATGCGACAAAAAGATGAACGTTCAGAGCAACAGTTACGTCAATATGAAAAGCAGCAAGGTGAGATTGAAAAAGCGCAAAAGTTTATTGCCAAAAACAAAGCACGTGCTTCAACATCTAAACAAGCCAAATCACGTGAAAAAATGTTGGCGCGCATGGATAAAGTTGATCCGCCATCTGAAGCACTTCAAGCAAAGTTCAATTTCCCCTATGTGAATTCACAGTCTGCTAATGCTTTGGCGGTAAACAATTTATCAGTGGGATATGTTACACCAGTTTTGGAGCCAGTCACATTTTCAATTACGACAGGACAAAAGCTTGTCTTTAAAGGATTTAATGGTGCTGGTAAATCAACATTGATTAAATCTATTCTAGGTGTTATTCCAGCACTTCATGGTGAAGCTGAGTTTTCTCCGTCTGCCGTTGTCAATTATTTTGACCAAGATTTAGAATGGGATGACGATACCAAAACGCCGCTAAGAGAGATGCAAGATCGGTTCCCAAAGTTAGAGCCCAAAGCATTACGGACACGTTTAGCGGCAGCTGGTATTAACGCTGAAAATGCACAGAAACAAATGCAATTGCTTTCTGGTGGTGAACAAACTAAGGTTAAATTGGCGATTATGGAAATGAAGCCAAGTAATTTTCTGATTTTAGACGAACCAACTAACCATTTGGATGAAGGTACAAAAAATGCCCTTCGTTCAGCAATCGATAAGTTTCCAGGGAATGTCATTATTGTTTCCCACGAAGTTAGCTTTACTAAGGGTCTTGGCGACCGTGAGCTAAACGTCGCTGCTTTGTCATTTAAGAAAGAATCAGAATAA
- a CDS encoding DNA topology modulation protein FlaR, with amino-acid sequence MKIRIIGPVGSGKTTFAHKIARIKPYPVTSLDDLNWVRQATGDRHRTPSERQALLQVIIQQNDWIIEGAQFREGQDCFALADVIYVLDLPYYKNVYYILKRWFNNRLHGGSKQYRNLWLFLKWQNKWRTNNRDDVYRLLKPYHKKVIIIRKNKV; translated from the coding sequence ATGAAAATTAGAATTATTGGGCCAGTGGGCAGTGGGAAAACAACTTTTGCACATAAAATAGCCAGGATTAAGCCTTATCCAGTGACATCATTAGATGATTTAAACTGGGTACGACAAGCAACAGGAGACAGACATCGCACGCCATCCGAAAGACAAGCCTTATTACAAGTGATTATCCAGCAAAATGACTGGATAATTGAGGGAGCACAGTTCCGTGAAGGACAAGATTGTTTTGCGTTGGCTGATGTGATTTATGTTTTGGACCTGCCTTATTACAAAAATGTATATTATATCTTGAAAAGGTGGTTCAACAATCGCTTACACGGTGGGTCAAAACAGTACCGAAACTTATGGTTATTTTTAAAATGGCAAAATAAATGGCGTACAAATAATCGTGATGACGTATATCGGCTATTAAAACCTTATCATAAAAAAGTAATAATTATACGAAAAAACAAAGTTTGA